In Candidatus Methylomirabilota bacterium, the following are encoded in one genomic region:
- a CDS encoding class I SAM-dependent methyltransferase — LVAKEFLSWLAVPPAARWLDVGCGTGALTAMILAMASPSQVDAIDASEGYVAYARGMTQDPRVRFQVADARALPEPAEARDAVVSGLVLNFVPEPARAVAEMARVARRGGTVAAYVWDYAGKMELMRHFWDVAVALDSSARELDEGRRFPVCRPEALAALFVDARLGEVETRAIDVPTVFRDFDDYWSPFLGGQGPAPGYAMSLSEARRAALRERIRASLPVGPDGSVHLVARAWAVRGRRP, encoded by the coding sequence CTGGTGGCGAAGGAGTTTCTGAGCTGGCTCGCGGTGCCGCCGGCCGCCCGGTGGCTGGATGTGGGCTGCGGAACCGGCGCCCTGACCGCGATGATCCTGGCCATGGCCTCGCCCAGCCAGGTCGACGCGATCGACGCCTCCGAAGGCTATGTGGCCTACGCGCGAGGCATGACGCAGGACCCGCGTGTCCGGTTCCAGGTCGCCGACGCCCGGGCGCTTCCGGAGCCGGCGGAGGCCCGCGACGCCGTCGTGTCGGGCCTCGTCCTCAACTTCGTGCCCGAGCCGGCCCGGGCCGTCGCCGAGATGGCGCGGGTCGCGCGCCGGGGCGGGACCGTCGCGGCCTACGTCTGGGACTACGCGGGGAAGATGGAGTTGATGCGCCACTTCTGGGATGTCGCAGTGGCCCTCGACTCCTCCGCCCGCGAGCTGGACGAGGGCCGGCGTTTTCCGGTCTGCCGGCCGGAGGCGCTGGCGGCGCTCTTCGTCGACGCTCGGCTGGGCGAGGTCGAGACGCGGGCGATCGACGTCCCGACCGTCTTCCGCGACTTCGACGACTACTGGTCGCCGTTCCTCGGCGGCCAGGGCCCCGCGCCCGGTTACGCGATGTCCCTGAGCGAGGCGCGCCGCGCGGCGCTGCGCGAGCGGATCCGAGCGTCGCTCCCGGTGGGCCCGGACGGGTCCGTCCACCTGGTCGCCCGCGCCTGGGCCGTCCGCGGCCGCCGCCCGTGA
- a CDS encoding succinate dehydrogenase, with protein MTRDVADQPAPVLHRDWRSRDAWRGTRLGLWAWLLQRAAAVALVLAIVLHLRNPFLRPIQAIVLGLVLLHGLLGLRAILLDFGLPVRLHQALFIAALLLGVALYALAWWWRWY; from the coding sequence GTGACGCGCGACGTGGCGGACCAGCCGGCTCCCGTCCTCCATCGCGACTGGCGAAGCCGCGATGCGTGGCGGGGGACCCGCCTCGGCCTGTGGGCGTGGCTCCTCCAGCGGGCGGCCGCCGTGGCTCTCGTCCTCGCGATCGTGCTTCATCTCCGGAATCCCTTCCTCCGCCCGATCCAGGCGATCGTCCTCGGCCTCGTGCTCCTCCACGGACTCCTCGGGCTGCGGGCGATCCTCCTGGACTTCGGGCTGCCGGTGCGCCTCCATCAGGCGCTCTTCATCGCAGCCCTGCTCCTCGGTGTCGCCCTCTATGCGCTGGCCTGGTGGTGGCGCTGGTACTGA